From the genome of Sulfurovum sp. NBC37-1, one region includes:
- a CDS encoding DNA-processing protein DprA: MSASVPFPIPELESMKKYPPELFYKGDLSLLKRPKVSIVGTRMPSNYTREYTYMLAKALTKRGVCIVSGAAMGVDGIAHEGAGFENTIAVVGNGLDIRYPVVHAKMIEAIESNGLMLSQFNDGFRATGWSFVVRNELVVALGDVLVVTEADLKSGSMRSVEFALKMGKEIFVLPHRLGESMGTNALLQEEKATAIMDIEAFASRFGRAVESEVEKDEFFYFCQSMPTFDQTVEKFGERVYEAELDGIISIENGVVRLS; the protein is encoded by the coding sequence ATGAGTGCTTCAGTCCCTTTCCCCATCCCAGAACTCGAGAGTATGAAGAAGTATCCCCCGGAACTTTTTTACAAGGGTGACCTCTCTTTGCTCAAGCGTCCGAAAGTCTCCATTGTCGGGACCAGAATGCCCAGTAACTACACCAGAGAATATACCTATATGCTTGCGAAGGCTTTGACAAAAAGGGGCGTATGTATCGTCAGTGGTGCTGCGATGGGTGTGGATGGCATTGCCCATGAGGGTGCAGGGTTTGAAAATACTATTGCCGTTGTCGGGAACGGTCTGGATATACGTTACCCTGTGGTACATGCAAAAATGATAGAGGCCATAGAGTCAAATGGTCTGATGCTAAGCCAGTTCAATGACGGTTTCAGGGCTACAGGATGGAGTTTTGTGGTGCGTAACGAACTTGTCGTGGCACTGGGTGATGTTCTAGTTGTCACGGAAGCTGACTTGAAAAGTGGTTCCATGCGTTCAGTAGAATTTGCTTTGAAAATGGGAAAAGAGATATTTGTCCTTCCCCACAGACTGGGCGAAAGCATGGGAACAAATGCATTGCTTCAGGAGGAAAAGGCAACGGCGATCATGGACATAGAGGCATTTGCTTCACGTTTCGGAAGGGCGGTGGAAAGCGAAGTAGAAAAAGACGAGTTCTTTTATTTTTGCCAGAGTATGCCAACCTTCGACCAGACCGTGGAAAAGTTCGGTGAGCGTGTCTATGAAGCGGAACTGGATGGCATTATCAGTATAGAAAACGGGGTGGTGAGATTAAGTTAG
- a CDS encoding TlpA family protein disulfide reductase, with the protein MKKILLSLLILLSFSTFSQASSQPLMKITDINGVTHQITGTEQGLNIKGLEGKIVFIEFFGHRCPPCLASIPHLIDLQKKYKNKLAIISVEVQGLNNAQLKQFAKEKRMNYIVVSDEKAGNFTNYIGQRAQWRGSIPFMVALDRKGNVQFVQAGMLPEASLEELIKQLDAIK; encoded by the coding sequence ATGAAAAAAATACTATTGTCACTACTGATACTGTTGTCATTCTCTACGTTTTCGCAGGCGAGTAGCCAACCGCTAATGAAGATTACCGACATTAATGGTGTAACACACCAGATCACAGGTACTGAGCAAGGCTTGAATATCAAGGGTCTCGAAGGGAAGATCGTCTTTATAGAATTCTTCGGGCACAGATGTCCTCCCTGTCTTGCTTCGATCCCGCACCTGATCGACCTGCAGAAAAAGTACAAAAACAAACTGGCCATTATCTCTGTTGAAGTACAGGGATTGAACAATGCACAGCTTAAACAGTTCGCCAAAGAAAAAAGGATGAACTATATTGTCGTTTCAGATGAAAAAGCAGGTAACTTCACCAACTATATCGGGCAAAGAGCGCAGTGGAGAGGTAGTATTCCTTTCATGGTTGCATTGGACAGAAAAGGTAATGTGCAGTTCGTACAGGCAGGAATGCTTCCTGAAGCTTCTCTCGAAGAGCTCATCAAACAACTGGACGCTATTAAATAA
- a CDS encoding glycoside hydrolase family 3 protein codes for MKKIFLMVAVMAVTSLWAGVSLDQKIGQMLMVGFHGTSAPKNSRICQDIRKYHIGAVILFDYNPVDKSKPKNIASRKQLKKLTAQLQKCSYDGKLLIAVDQEGGKVQRLKRKYGFYGNFPKASDVTRMDKKQIKKTYRKMAKELKSVGINYDLAPVVDLDINPKNHVIHGLGRSFGKDPKTVAAYASTFIDAMHHYGVLTSLKHFPGHGSSVGDTHKGFVDVTNLWKRVELEPYRLLNRKADTVMVAHVFNKKLDARYPASFSNRTVNGILRKQLGFNGVVITDDLQMGAISKKYGLKNTLKLAINAGDDILLFGNQLDPRKTVSTKKLVETIKSLLKRGEVNPKSIDYAYIRIQNLKRKL; via the coding sequence ATGAAAAAAATATTTTTAATGGTCGCAGTTATGGCTGTAACATCACTTTGGGCCGGGGTTTCCCTCGATCAGAAGATAGGACAGATGCTTATGGTTGGCTTTCACGGAACTTCTGCACCCAAGAACAGCCGGATCTGTCAGGATATCCGAAAATATCACATCGGTGCGGTCATACTGTTTGACTACAATCCTGTCGACAAAAGTAAACCCAAAAATATTGCAAGCAGAAAACAGTTGAAAAAACTGACGGCACAACTGCAGAAATGTTCCTATGACGGAAAGCTCCTGATCGCCGTGGACCAGGAAGGGGGAAAGGTACAGCGTCTCAAAAGAAAGTACGGATTTTATGGGAATTTTCCTAAAGCTTCCGATGTTACCAGGATGGACAAGAAACAGATAAAAAAAACATATAGAAAAATGGCTAAAGAACTTAAATCTGTGGGGATCAACTATGATCTCGCCCCGGTGGTCGACCTGGATATTAACCCGAAGAACCATGTGATCCACGGGCTCGGACGTTCTTTCGGGAAAGACCCAAAAACAGTTGCGGCTTATGCAAGTACCTTCATCGATGCAATGCACCATTACGGTGTATTGACCTCACTGAAACATTTCCCCGGACACGGCTCTTCTGTAGGCGATACGCACAAAGGGTTCGTGGATGTCACGAATCTTTGGAAGCGTGTGGAGCTCGAACCCTACAGGCTTTTGAACAGAAAAGCCGACACAGTCATGGTCGCGCATGTCTTCAACAAAAAACTCGACGCCAGATATCCGGCAAGCTTTTCGAACAGAACGGTGAATGGAATACTGCGCAAACAACTCGGTTTTAACGGTGTGGTGATTACGGATGATCTGCAGATGGGAGCCATCAGCAAAAAATACGGTTTGAAAAATACGCTTAAACTGGCGATCAACGCAGGAGACGACATACTGCTTTTTGGTAATCAGCTCGATCCGCGAAAAACGGTCAGTACCAAAAAGCTTGTTGAAACGATCAAGTCGCTACTGAAGCGCGGCGAGGTGAATCCAAAGAGTATCGACTATGCCTATATACGCATCCAGAATTTGAAGCGAAAACTGTAA
- the ruvX gene encoding Holliday junction resolvase RuvX — protein sequence MKLAAIDVGLKRIGTAICLDGRIVMPQNAILRKNRNQAAHDVVSFLEEWEIEKLVVGLPKGGSSSEEMERRIQHFVSLLELDIPVVYQDEQGSSFEAKEMTQGQFRHKKDGKIDSIAAKIILERHLSL from the coding sequence ATGAAATTAGCAGCTATAGACGTAGGACTCAAACGTATCGGTACAGCGATCTGTCTTGACGGCAGGATCGTGATGCCCCAAAATGCTATATTGCGCAAGAACCGCAATCAGGCGGCACATGACGTTGTTTCTTTTCTGGAGGAATGGGAAATAGAGAAACTGGTTGTCGGTCTTCCCAAAGGCGGGTCCAGCTCGGAAGAGATGGAACGGCGCATCCAACACTTTGTCTCTCTTCTTGAGCTGGACATTCCCGTGGTCTACCAGGATGAACAGGGCAGCAGCTTTGAAGCCAAAGAGATGACACAGGGACAGTTCCGGCACAAGAAAGACGGCAAGATTGACTCCATTGCCGCCAAGATCATTCTGGAACGCCATCTGTCGCTTTGA
- a CDS encoding NlpC/P60 family protein, with product MLISRRTLIVLFSLISLLLLTACKPSPHPKHPHYEIEKPKVKYPARKKSLEKMVKELKGSPYVWAEEGPNQFDCSGYTYYMYGSMGIDLPRTAREQAKVGKYIKPSELKYGDLIFFDTTKRRNGKITHVGMYLGDGWFTHASTTKNEVVYSNLRTSPYYKKRLRICRRYLPAEKHTTLAQASGQTTPWKAKAFKELKQRTDTRIAQKPTPRRPVINNSNQTGSFYVQVGSFSGKPKSALLYKITRLGYTYKLIQFPRNGKQISKLLIGPYKYKATALSILPKVKKEIEPGAFIAEIL from the coding sequence ATGCTGATATCCCGAAGAACACTCATTGTATTATTCTCCCTGATTTCACTGTTGTTGCTGACAGCCTGCAAACCCTCACCCCATCCCAAACATCCGCACTACGAGATCGAAAAGCCCAAAGTAAAATACCCTGCCCGTAAAAAAAGCCTTGAAAAAATGGTTAAAGAACTCAAAGGAAGCCCCTATGTCTGGGCGGAGGAAGGCCCGAACCAATTCGACTGTTCAGGCTACACCTATTATATGTACGGCAGTATGGGGATCGACCTGCCAAGAACCGCCAGAGAACAGGCAAAAGTCGGTAAGTACATCAAACCCTCCGAACTCAAATACGGTGACCTGATCTTCTTCGATACGACCAAAAGACGCAACGGAAAGATCACGCACGTCGGGATGTATCTTGGTGACGGATGGTTCACACATGCCAGTACAACTAAAAATGAAGTGGTCTACTCCAATCTGCGTACTTCACCCTACTACAAAAAGCGTTTACGCATCTGCAGACGTTACCTGCCTGCAGAAAAGCATACAACTCTGGCTCAGGCTTCAGGACAAACTACGCCATGGAAAGCCAAAGCCTTTAAAGAGCTCAAACAGAGAACCGATACCAGGATCGCACAGAAACCAACACCCAGACGGCCGGTCATCAACAACAGCAACCAAACAGGATCTTTCTATGTACAGGTAGGATCTTTCAGCGGCAAACCCAAAAGTGCCCTGCTTTATAAAATCACAAGATTGGGATACACCTATAAACTCATCCAGTTCCCACGCAACGGAAAGCAGATATCCAAACTGCTCATAGGACCGTACAAATATAAGGCAACAGCGCTTAGCATATTGCCAAAGGTCAAAAAAGAGATAGAACCCGGCGCATTCATCGCGGAGATCCTGTAG
- a CDS encoding C40 family peptidase — protein sequence MKTAAYLYYFSFLIILAFLFSGCSPKPYSYPNYDIIKPEKVCQPNRENIQKLLNQYLGKPYIWAEEGPYAFDCSGLTYNIYGSMGVQLPRTACEQAKVGKTVAFKDLTYGDLIFFGSTNKRSKRINHVGMYLGGGWFAQASSKHRKVVISSFEKEPRYRKRVKICKRYMSKDERAFYMNCSAPLKKMEISSTYDTTPWQPGMTIPKKAVPSRR from the coding sequence ATGAAAACAGCAGCTTACCTATATTATTTTTCTTTTCTGATCATTTTGGCATTTCTCTTCAGCGGATGTTCCCCCAAACCCTACAGCTATCCAAACTATGACATTATCAAACCTGAAAAAGTATGTCAACCCAACAGGGAGAACATTCAGAAACTTCTTAACCAGTATCTGGGAAAACCCTATATCTGGGCAGAGGAAGGGCCTTACGCCTTCGACTGCTCCGGTCTGACCTACAATATTTACGGATCAATGGGGGTACAGTTGCCAAGAACCGCCTGTGAACAGGCAAAAGTGGGAAAGACCGTCGCATTCAAAGATCTTACATACGGCGACCTCATCTTCTTCGGCTCAACAAACAAACGGAGCAAACGCATCAACCATGTGGGTATGTACCTGGGTGGCGGATGGTTCGCACAAGCCAGCAGCAAGCACCGAAAAGTAGTGATCAGCAGCTTTGAGAAAGAACCGCGGTACAGGAAGCGTGTCAAAATCTGCAAGCGATATATGAGCAAAGATGAAAGAGCCTTTTATATGAACTGCAGCGCACCGTTGAAAAAAATGGAGATCTCGAGTACCTACGATACCACTCCATGGCAGCCGGGAATGACGATCCCCAAAAAGGCAGTACCGTCAAGAAGATAA
- the queA gene encoding tRNA preQ1(34) S-adenosylmethionine ribosyltransferase-isomerase QueA: MSPNELSAELLTKNYDYELPEGFIATEPVHPRDEAKLLVYDRRNDTVTHTTFRHLLDFLPQTCDIFLNDTRVIKARIFGHKLSTDGQGGGKVELLFNKPLDAHHYLVLIRGKVKTGTQLLFDDSLMATVTTLNKDGSRIVTFTRHGKEIRFEELVQILDEIGHIPLPPYMQREDKAEDEKDYQTLFAKNAGAVAAPTASLHFTPELFETLQQRHKTHKVTLHVGAGTFKPVEAEKILDHPMHSEYFDIPPEAAKVLDSDTEILAIGTTVTRTIEYYVRTGKTEGECDLFLNPHNPPQRVTHLLTNFHLPKSTLIMLVSAFIGREKTLQLYKEAIEKNYRFFSYGDAMLIL, encoded by the coding sequence ATGTCCCCCAATGAACTCTCGGCAGAACTGCTGACAAAAAACTACGATTATGAACTCCCGGAGGGGTTCATAGCTACAGAACCCGTGCACCCCAGAGACGAAGCCAAACTACTGGTATATGACAGGAGGAACGACACGGTCACCCACACTACTTTCAGGCACCTGCTCGATTTTCTTCCCCAAACATGCGATATCTTTCTCAATGATACACGTGTCATCAAAGCACGCATCTTCGGACACAAGCTCTCTACAGATGGTCAGGGGGGAGGCAAAGTCGAACTGCTCTTTAACAAGCCTCTGGATGCCCACCACTATCTGGTTTTGATACGCGGCAAGGTTAAAACAGGGACCCAACTGCTTTTCGACGACAGCCTGATGGCAACGGTCACAACCCTCAACAAAGATGGCTCACGTATCGTCACTTTCACCCGCCACGGCAAAGAGATACGCTTCGAAGAACTGGTACAAATACTCGATGAGATCGGTCATATTCCCCTGCCTCCCTATATGCAGCGAGAGGACAAAGCCGAAGATGAAAAAGACTATCAGACCCTCTTTGCCAAAAATGCCGGAGCGGTCGCCGCGCCTACCGCCTCCCTGCATTTTACCCCTGAACTCTTTGAAACACTGCAGCAGAGGCACAAAACGCACAAGGTCACACTGCATGTAGGTGCGGGCACTTTCAAACCCGTTGAAGCAGAGAAGATACTGGACCATCCGATGCACTCAGAGTACTTCGATATTCCACCAGAAGCGGCAAAAGTACTTGACAGTGACACAGAGATCCTCGCCATCGGCACCACTGTGACAAGGACCATAGAGTATTATGTCCGGACCGGGAAAACAGAGGGAGAGTGCGACCTTTTTCTCAACCCGCACAATCCGCCTCAAAGAGTCACCCATCTACTCACCAATTTCCATCTGCCCAAAAGTACGCTTATTATGCTCGTAAGTGCTTTCATCGGAAGAGAAAAAACGTTACAATTATATAAAGAGGCTATCGAAAAGAACTATCGTTTTTTCTCGTACGGGGATGCGATGCTCATACTCTAA